The DNA region GCCGGAAGCGCCAAAGCTGATCTGGAGAACTATATCCTGTATGGCCGCCCGCATCTGGCAATAGATAAAAAGGAAGATGCTTTGCTGCTTAACGTTAACGGCACCCGGTTAAGCGGTCACATGGCCTATGAACGGCTGCAAAAGTTAAAAGCCATAGCGAAGATAAAAAAGCCCGCAGGCCTGCACACGCTACGGCACAGCATTGCCAGCCATCTGCTGCATTCAGGTATGGCCTTAGAGCAGATCCAGCGCTTTTTAGGGCATAGCAGCATGGAAAGTACGCAGATCTACACCCATCTAAAGCATGAAAACCAATCTTAGCGCGTTTGAAGAATACCTGATAGCGGAAGGCTTCGGGTCAGAAACAGTCTATCAGCATGTTAAATATGCAGGCCGGTTCCTGGACTGGCTGGCAGAAACAAGCCTGGCTTTACCGCAGGTGACCCATGCAGAAATGCTCGACTTTGCCGACCAGCTGAAAAAAGAAGATAAAGGCATCAACCTGATCAACCGCATCATGCTGGCGGTAAGCTATTACTTTACGTGGCTGCAGTACGAAGGTAAAGCCGGTTATAACCCTACGGCTGGTATCAGGCTGAAAGGGGCTATCCGGAACGTACCGCATGACCTGTTAACCAAACCCGAACTGGAAGCGCTTTACGAAAGCTACCCGGTAACAGATGAACGCACCCACCGCAATAAAGTGATTGTCGGCTTACTGGTTTACCAGGCATTGACGAGGGATGAAATCCATGCCCTTCGTGCTGAACACCTGAAACTCAGAGAAGGCAAAATACATATCCCTGCCACCGGCAAGCTGAACAGCCGGATACTTAGCCTTGAACCTCATCAAATCTTAGACTTGCAGGAATATATACTGGCGGTGCGGCCGAAGATACTGGCTGAACGTATGGCTGAACGTTCCGGCAGGAAACCGAATAAATACCAAGCTGTAGAAGATGTACACCGGCTCTTTGTCTCTATGAACGGGCAGGAAACGATGAAAAACAGTCTGCTTCACCTCAACTATGCACTAAGAAAAATAAACACCAGGTATAAACACGGGACGCAGATCAGGCAGAGTGTCATTACTGAATGGCTAAAGGAAAAGAACCTGCGGACCGTACAGTACATGGCGGGCCACCGCTATATCAGCAGTACCGAGCGTTATAAAACCAATAACCTTGAAGACCTGAAAGATGCGCTTAATAAGCATCATCCGTTAACTCTTTCCTAATCATCACATGGTCAGCCTATCTTCTGTTAAGCAACCCAAAGCGGAAGAAGACGGGCCTGTCAAGGGAACGTGGAATAAATGGCCTGGCGGGTCAATGCCTGCGGGTTTATGCCGCGAAAGTCCCTTTACTGGCCTGGCTTCGGAGGCTAACTTCGCTGTAACAGATGATAGGCCAACACATCCGCCACCGAAAAAGAACACCAACCAACGCCCTTGCAAATGAAAAACTATCGCTTATCTTTACCCTGCCTGAACGTTCTTTATGGCACTGAAAAAGTGCAAAGCTGAAAATCGCAGAAAATCCAAAAACTTTATGGCAGGCAATACGATTATGGCGCGAGGTTCTATGATCCGGTAATTGGACGTTGGACAAGTGTTGATCCACTGGCGGAGAAATATACCGGCATTTCTCCTTATAATTATGTTACAAATAATCCAATTAGGCGAATAGATCCAAATGGTAAAGATGTAATCTTTGACATAACGAGAGATAAAGACGGTAAAATTACAGGTGTCAAAATTAGAGCAACTGTTTATATAAAAGGTTCGGGTGCGAGTGCAGAGAGAGCCGGAGAGCTAACTAAAGCTGCTGCGAAACAATTTAAATCTAACAAAGTAGATGGTGTAAATATTTCATTTGATGTAAATTATCAATATTCGAATGATAAGCAGCGAAGTGATTTAAAGCATGGAGAAAACTTACTCACCTTTAGTGCAGAGCCAGAACATGATTCAGATGCCGATCCATCTAAAATTCGACGAAGTGAAGCAAACAACGACGATGGAGCAGGAAGCGGTAATAGCCCAGGAGATAATGGCGGAATTATCTATTCAAGTGGCAAGTCAAATTATACAGTATTGCATGAAACAGGACATCTGTTGGGCCTTAGTGATCAATACGTAGATGATCCTGTAGATAATGGAAATACATGGGCAAAAGGTTATCCAAATGATATTATGGCCGTGAATGGCGCTACGGGATTTAATAACAGCTACTACAGATCATATTTAAATACTGCCACATTCTTAAATCAAATGACACCTACAGTCTCTGATAACTTTATTTTAACGCCAAATACCAATGTTCGAGTACCTTATATAAATTCCAATAGTACAACTGCTAATTATCCTTATAGCGGGTTTGTAAACACAAATAATCGCATAACTATTCCATAAATACTATATGAAAAAGATATATATAATGTTGCTATTGTGTACGCTGGGATGCAAACAATCCAGTAAGGAGATCGATCCATTATCCTTTCAAAACCAGTGGGGTGTTGCATATTTCATATATCCAAGATATCCCACAGACGGTTGTAGTTATAAGGCATTTTTTCTCCCCTTGAAAAATGAAGTTGATATAGGAAACTTAACTAATACAGCTTCAATCTTTGATTTTGAATATCGACCGGGTATAAGCTTTAATACTTCTAACCCAATATTTTTGGATCAACTTAGATCAGCCAGTATAAAGAATATAATTCATATCAAAGGGAATACTGACCATATTGTGTTCTGGTCATTTGTGAAGCTAAAATATAGGATCAACATTGACAACATGCCGCAAATTAAGAATGACGATATAGGCAATGATACATTGACTTCGCCTAAATTAGAATTGCCTTTCCGTTATTATAAATTAAATAGGTCAATTACAATTGATACTGCCATTACAAAACAGAAATATTCCAATCCATGGAATAAACCTGATTTTAGAATGAAAATGAAACATTTCTATATGCCATGTTTTATATTACCTTACATTCGTTATTGATTCGATTCTCCACGGAAATTATGTTAAAGAAGGTGGTGTGGTAATTCCCGAAAAGAATATAGAAAAGGGTTTTTCAACGCATCAGGAATAACTGCAATATTTGAAAAGCATTCAAATGTCGACGGAACCTATACTTTATGATATAGAATCTATTTCCGATTAATATGAACATCATGACACTATAGATTGGAAACGTATTCACTGATTGCCGATTTAGAAATGAAGGTGATTTATTACTATACTAGTCGAAGGATGATTAATAAACCGGTTGCTATATGTGGCCTTTTGATGTGCTGATTTATCTCAAAAATGGAAAAACCGCCAATTTAATATTAGCCAAACATTATATTATGGAATCGTAATACGCGATGCTCGTACTAATCGGTATTTCAAGAACGATGAGATGGAAAACCTAATAATAACATTTCTAAAATACTGAAACTGGTTTAACTTTAACCAAAGCTCATCATCATGGGCTTTGGTTTTCTAATTGGAAGAGGAGCAGTTAAACAGGTTATCGAAATGCTGCATCTAATCTTACCACTCCGGTGGTATGCTTTATAGTATAGCGCTGGTTTGAATTAAGCCGAGTTTGGATTTAACGTGCTAAAGCAACATGCTCAAATTTCAAGTATGTATCTAAGCCTATCATTAAAAATGAGACAGGTTGAGTTATATGACTAAGAGGGGATTTATTGCACCATTGACTATTCGTTATGATGAAAAGCTCATTCTTAAAGATATCTCCAAACAAAACCATTCCATTGTTTATACAATCCCTTTGCTACCTCTATGATAGCTTTTTCTCCCAGGTTCACTTGCCTGGATGCTTCCTTTATACTTGGATATTTTTTGATCAGGTTTCCCTCAAGATCGTATTGCGCAACAGGTTTGCTGGTTGAATAGTTCTTTTTCCAACCGGACCTGTCGGCCGTTTTAAGATAGGGTAATACGCGGTCCCTTTGAACGGCTCGTTTTTGTTTTTCACTTTTGGTCACCAGCTTTAAATTTTCCGGGGAATTATTATATCCGTTATTATCTATATTGATCACATACAGGCCGTCTTTGCTGTAATCCAGCCGCGGATCGATAAAAGTTTTATAGATCAGCCTCCGGGTATTGAAATAATAAGCCCTGTTTTCGATGGTGAGGGTTACACGCAGGTCAATCATGGGCTCACCTGATACCAGGTTATTGTTTTTATGAACGGATTGACTTAAGATACGGCCCTTTACGAACTGCTTATACAACCGCGGGTGCGGAACGGTCCTGTCCAATGATTTTACCCTCCCCAGACTGGATGCCCGGTACGAACCTTCAAAACCCGGAATATCCTTCCAAACTTCGCCGGGCAAATCGGCTGTTGATTTATTGAGATAAATATGGTTAATATTTAAAACAGTCATATTAATTTTCCTGTGCTTTTATAAAGTCTATCTGTTAATTCTTATAAACAGATAAATCATAAATGGTCCCTTTAAAATACAATGATAAAAAGTTAAACAATTTCTGTTGCGTGATTATAGCAGAAGCATCTTTTGGGCAGAACATTTTTTTCTTTATAAAACAATCTAATTAACCTGTCGTGTCTATCTACAGTTTCATTTGCTTCTGATTGAAGGTAAATTTTAACCTTTATAGGGTTTTGTTTTAAAAAAAATAAATAAAAAAATTAACTATAACTATATTGAAAAATATTATTGTAAATTTTACACTTAAATATGTAACATTGGATATTAAACAAAAT from Mucilaginibacter sp. SJ includes:
- a CDS encoding tyrosine-type recombinase/integrase; translation: MKTNLSAFEEYLIAEGFGSETVYQHVKYAGRFLDWLAETSLALPQVTHAEMLDFADQLKKEDKGINLINRIMLAVSYYFTWLQYEGKAGYNPTAGIRLKGAIRNVPHDLLTKPELEALYESYPVTDERTHRNKVIVGLLVYQALTRDEIHALRAEHLKLREGKIHIPATGKLNSRILSLEPHQILDLQEYILAVRPKILAERMAERSGRKPNKYQAVEDVHRLFVSMNGQETMKNSLLHLNYALRKINTRYKHGTQIRQSVITEWLKEKNLRTVQYMAGHRYISSTERYKTNNLEDLKDALNKHHPLTLS
- a CDS encoding NUMOD4 domain-containing protein, which produces MTVLNINHIYLNKSTADLPGEVWKDIPGFEGSYRASSLGRVKSLDRTVPHPRLYKQFVKGRILSQSVHKNNNLVSGEPMIDLRVTLTIENRAYYFNTRRLIYKTFIDPRLDYSKDGLYVINIDNNGYNNSPENLKLVTKSEKQKRAVQRDRVLPYLKTADRSGWKKNYSTSKPVAQYDLEGNLIKKYPSIKEASRQVNLGEKAIIEVAKGLYKQWNGFVWRYL